Proteins encoded in a region of the Marinococcus sp. PL1-022 genome:
- a CDS encoding DUF1499 domain-containing protein, producing MLSPCPNSPNCVSTMSSPEDKRHYMEPIQYSGSPETAKSTIRHIIQQQKHAEIVHEDDNYISTVFTTPLLKFKDDVVFYFGDHGHVHFRSASRIGKGDMGKNKNRMKEITAHFYDQYNE from the coding sequence ATGCTTTCTCCCTGCCCTAACAGCCCAAATTGTGTTTCTACCATGAGTTCCCCCGAAGATAAACGTCATTACATGGAGCCCATACAATATTCAGGCAGCCCGGAAACAGCGAAAAGTACTATCCGTCATATCATTCAGCAGCAGAAGCATGCGGAAATCGTTCATGAAGATGATAACTATATTTCAACTGTGTTTACGACACCGTTGCTTAAATTCAAGGATGACGTTGTTTTTTATTTCGGTGATCATGGGCACGTTCATTTTCGATCGGCTTCAAGGATCGGCAAGGGGGATATGGGAAAGAACAAAAATAGAATGAAAGAAATTACTGCCCATTTTTATGACCAGTATAACGAATAA